The proteins below are encoded in one region of Pseudomonas helmanticensis:
- a CDS encoding response regulator transcription factor has protein sequence MNEEIDSDTSHNNEPIVFVVDDEAAVRVALSSLFRSTDVRVETFASAAEFLQRPDPEAPCCLVLDVRLQGSSGLDFQRQLLDANNNMPIIFITGHGDIAMTVKAMKAGAVDFLVKPFRDQDLLDAVSAALRTDGKRRENDKQDSEMNACYRSLTPREREVMAYAVKGLMNKQIASEICLSEVTVKIHRGHAMKKMQAKSFADLVRMAEALGIGVKR, from the coding sequence GTGAACGAAGAAATTGATTCCGATACGTCTCATAACAATGAGCCAATAGTCTTCGTGGTTGATGATGAGGCAGCAGTACGTGTCGCGCTCAGTAGCCTTTTTCGCTCAACGGACGTCCGAGTCGAAACCTTCGCCTCGGCGGCAGAGTTCCTACAACGACCAGATCCGGAAGCTCCTTGCTGTCTGGTGCTTGACGTACGTCTCCAGGGCTCCAGTGGCTTGGATTTCCAACGTCAATTACTTGATGCGAATAACAATATGCCCATCATCTTCATCACCGGTCATGGCGACATCGCAATGACCGTAAAAGCGATGAAGGCCGGCGCCGTGGACTTTCTAGTCAAACCATTCCGCGACCAAGATCTTTTGGATGCCGTATCAGCGGCCCTCAGGACAGATGGAAAACGAAGGGAAAATGACAAACAAGATTCCGAGATGAATGCGTGTTACAGGTCTTTAACCCCTCGTGAGCGGGAGGTGATGGCCTACGCCGTCAAGGGTTTGATGAACAAACAGATTGCGAGTGAGATTTGTTTGAGTGAAGTGACCGTGAAAATTCATCGTGGCCACGCAATGAAAAAAATGCAGGCGAAATCTTTTGCAGATTTGGTTCGGATGGCCGAGGCATTGGGGATCGGCGTAAAACGCTGA
- a CDS encoding response regulator transcription factor, translating into MNKTPVISIVDDDKSGRIALSSLVRSMGYEPCLFSCAEDFLASAERGDTDCLITDFQMPGMTGLDLQGELVNDGQNIPIIFITAYPEESVRNRAEAAGAVCFLSKPFDGQVIIDCIEQIFTRN; encoded by the coding sequence GTGAATAAAACCCCGGTGATTTCCATTGTCGATGACGACAAATCTGGCCGCATAGCGTTGAGCAGTCTCGTGCGCTCAATGGGCTATGAGCCCTGCCTTTTTTCGTGTGCCGAGGATTTTCTTGCCTCCGCTGAACGCGGTGATACTGACTGTCTGATCACGGACTTTCAAATGCCTGGCATGACCGGTCTGGATCTCCAGGGCGAGTTGGTCAATGACGGGCAGAATATTCCGATCATATTCATCACGGCTTATCCCGAAGAATCCGTGCGCAATCGTGCAGAAGCAGCCGGAGCTGTCTGTTTTCTTAGCAAGCCATTTGACGGCCAAGTAATCATTGACTGCATCGAGCAGATTTTCACTAGAAATTAA
- a CDS encoding LysR family transcriptional regulator yields the protein MNRNDLRKIDFSLLIVFETLMHERNLTRAGEKLFLGQPSISASLNRLRQYFNDPLFIRMGRMMEPTSRAFEIHQSLTPALDNMVVALSHINEFDPLTSNAVFRIGLSDDVEYSLLPGLLRQLRMEAPRVSFVVRRTDHSMMSDQLSTGEVSLGVCHSRELPANAKRKFLRSIYPTVLSSRSIAGDLDLDEYCNRPHVSVSLNGEMTDYIDRALSTMGRQRQVVLAVPQYSALKTILEDTDMIAVVPEYVAAAMTKQGGLRMDPVPMSAPALELSLAWSSTLDNDPGERWLRSRVSHHLADRSGSVSEISLNKAAA from the coding sequence ATGAACAGGAATGATCTCCGCAAAATCGACTTCAGCCTTTTGATCGTTTTCGAAACTTTGATGCACGAGCGCAACCTTACCCGCGCTGGAGAAAAACTTTTTCTTGGGCAGCCTTCCATCAGTGCTTCTCTGAATCGCCTGCGCCAATACTTCAATGATCCACTTTTTATCCGGATGGGTAGGATGATGGAACCTACGAGCCGAGCCTTTGAGATCCATCAAAGCCTCACTCCAGCATTGGACAACATGGTTGTCGCGCTCAGCCACATCAATGAATTTGATCCCCTGACCAGTAATGCTGTTTTCCGCATTGGCCTTTCGGATGACGTTGAGTACTCACTGCTGCCAGGTCTGCTCCGCCAGCTGCGCATGGAGGCTCCTCGGGTCAGCTTCGTAGTGCGCCGTACTGATCACTCAATGATGTCTGATCAGCTTTCGACTGGAGAAGTGTCGCTGGGTGTATGTCACAGCCGTGAACTTCCAGCCAACGCCAAACGAAAATTTCTTCGGAGCATCTACCCTACTGTTCTCAGTTCCCGCTCGATCGCTGGAGATTTGGATTTAGACGAGTACTGCAATCGTCCACACGTTTCCGTATCTCTCAATGGCGAAATGACCGATTACATTGACAGGGCATTAAGTACCATGGGGCGGCAGCGCCAGGTAGTGTTGGCGGTTCCCCAATACAGCGCCCTGAAAACAATCCTTGAAGATACAGATATGATCGCGGTCGTGCCCGAGTACGTTGCAGCAGCGATGACTAAACAAGGCGGGTTACGCATGGACCCGGTTCCGATGAGTGCCCCTGCTCTCGAACTGTCATTGGCCTGGAGTAGCACTCTTGACAACGATCCAGGTGAGCGTTGGCTCCGTTCCCGTGTATCCCATCATTTGGCTGACAGAAGTGGCTCTGTCAGCGAAATAAGCCTTAACAAAGCAGCTGCATAA
- a CDS encoding DUF2790 domain-containing protein, with protein MKKILLLAMSITASLSAYAQQATASPEVVPYDYGMHLDISQVINISPIADVCGPTAAEITYKDSQGEVHILGYSVMGTGCSN; from the coding sequence ATGAAAAAAATTCTGCTTCTCGCCATGTCTATTACTGCTTCATTGTCGGCCTACGCTCAACAAGCTACTGCATCACCGGAGGTTGTTCCGTACGACTACGGAATGCATCTAGATATCTCGCAAGTGATAAATATCTCCCCTATAGCGGATGTCTGTGGTCCAACAGCGGCAGAGATTACTTATAAAGACTCTCAAGGCGAAGTTCACATTCTTGGTTACAGCGTAATGGGAACTGGATGTTCCAATTAA
- the grxC gene encoding glutaredoxin 3 — translation MLNVTMYSTPTCPYCQAARRLLTKKGIRFTDIDVNSVELRVEMVNRSGRRTVPQIFFGSWHVGGYDDLAQLESESGLNEALNSRLAC, via the coding sequence ATGCTTAACGTCACCATGTACTCAACTCCAACCTGCCCGTATTGCCAAGCAGCAAGACGCTTGCTAACCAAAAAAGGCATTCGATTTACTGATATCGACGTGAATTCGGTCGAACTGCGCGTCGAGATGGTCAATCGCAGCGGTCGTCGAACCGTACCGCAAATTTTCTTCGGAAGTTGGCACGTCGGTGGATACGACGATCTTGCTCAACTTGAGTCGGAAAGCGGATTGAACGAAGCGCTCAACTCGCGTTTGGCGTGCTAA
- the rclC gene encoding reactive chlorine resistance membrane protein RclC gives MSTSLRSVLEKASKLDSLGVHLIRIAVAIIFIWIGALKFVPYEADSITPFVANSPVMSFFYEHPTEYKEHLTHEGQLDPVKRAWQTQNHTYAFSDGLGTVEILIGLMVLSYAFSRRMGMIGAVLAFLTPLVTLSFLITTPEAWVSNIGDAQYGFPFLSGGGRLVLKDLLMLAGAVVMIADSARKLLLPIIPKSRCPASKEPTQQWIGLP, from the coding sequence ATGAGTACTTCACTAAGATCAGTGCTTGAGAAAGCCAGCAAGCTGGATAGCTTAGGTGTTCATCTGATTCGAATCGCTGTTGCCATCATATTCATTTGGATTGGTGCGTTGAAATTTGTCCCGTATGAAGCCGATAGCATCACGCCATTCGTTGCTAATAGTCCGGTCATGTCATTTTTCTACGAGCACCCAACTGAATACAAAGAACACCTTACACACGAAGGACAACTCGACCCCGTCAAGCGCGCATGGCAAACCCAGAATCACACCTATGCGTTTTCAGACGGGCTCGGTACTGTTGAAATCCTCATCGGATTGATGGTTCTTTCCTACGCGTTCTCACGCCGAATGGGCATGATAGGCGCGGTTCTAGCTTTTCTAACCCCACTCGTAACGTTGTCGTTTTTGATCACAACGCCAGAGGCCTGGGTGTCGAATATTGGTGATGCCCAGTACGGCTTCCCCTTCCTATCCGGCGGAGGGAGGTTGGTTCTCAAAGATTTATTGATGCTAGCTGGTGCGGTCGTGATGATCGCTGACTCGGCACGCAAGCTACTGCTTCCAATTATCCCAAAAAGCAGGTGCCCGGCGTCAAAAGAGCCAACGCAACAATGGATTGGCTTGCCATAA
- the gorA gene encoding glutathione-disulfide reductase gives MTYDFDLFVIGAGSGGVRAARFSADFGAKVAVAESRYLGGTCVNVGCVPKKLLVYGAHFAEDFEQAKGFGWSTGEAQFDWETLIANKNREIERLNGIYRKLLVNSGVTLFEGHARLADAHHVEVNGKRYSAKQILIATGGWPQIPDIPGREHAITSNEAFFLKQLPKRVLVVGGGYIAVEFAGIFNGLGSDTRLLYRGDLFLRGFDQAVRTHLAEELTKNGVQLDFKTNIVQIDKQPNGSLLATLEDGRQLETDSIFYATGRRPMLDNLGLENTFVELNDAGYISVNENFETREPSILALGDVIGGVQLTPVATAEGSAIARRLFKPEQYRPVDYRHIPTAVFSQPSIGTVGLTQEQAMAEGFKVTIFESRFRPMKLTLTESSEKTLMKLVVDARTDKVLGVHMVGPDAGEIIQGLAIALKAGATKRLFDETIGVHPTSAEEFVTLRTPVVAA, from the coding sequence ATGACTTACGACTTCGATCTGTTTGTTATAGGCGCGGGCTCTGGCGGCGTAAGGGCGGCACGGTTCTCCGCGGATTTCGGCGCGAAAGTAGCGGTCGCCGAAAGTCGGTACTTAGGAGGCACATGCGTAAATGTGGGATGCGTACCGAAAAAGCTGCTCGTGTATGGCGCCCACTTTGCGGAAGATTTTGAGCAGGCGAAAGGCTTCGGTTGGAGTACCGGCGAAGCGCAGTTTGACTGGGAAACGCTGATTGCTAATAAGAACCGAGAGATCGAAAGACTCAACGGTATCTATCGCAAGCTGCTGGTCAATAGTGGAGTCACGCTATTTGAAGGTCACGCGCGGCTTGCCGACGCCCACCATGTTGAAGTCAACGGTAAGCGCTATAGCGCCAAACAAATTTTGATTGCAACGGGTGGTTGGCCGCAGATACCCGATATTCCTGGGCGTGAGCATGCGATCACATCCAATGAGGCGTTCTTTCTGAAACAGCTGCCTAAGCGGGTACTGGTAGTTGGTGGCGGTTACATTGCCGTTGAATTCGCTGGCATTTTCAACGGTTTGGGCTCCGATACACGACTGCTGTACCGCGGTGACCTGTTCTTACGAGGGTTCGATCAAGCGGTCAGAACTCATTTGGCTGAAGAACTGACCAAAAACGGTGTGCAGCTGGATTTCAAAACGAATATCGTCCAGATCGACAAACAGCCAAACGGAAGTCTCCTCGCGACGCTTGAAGACGGTCGTCAATTGGAAACAGACAGTATTTTTTACGCCACAGGTCGACGTCCAATGCTCGACAACTTGGGGCTGGAAAACACTTTTGTAGAGCTTAACGATGCAGGCTATATTTCGGTTAACGAAAATTTCGAAACACGTGAGCCTTCAATCCTGGCACTTGGCGATGTGATTGGTGGTGTCCAGTTGACGCCGGTTGCAACGGCGGAGGGATCAGCAATCGCTCGCCGCTTGTTTAAACCTGAGCAGTATCGCCCGGTTGACTACCGGCACATCCCGACTGCGGTTTTCAGCCAACCGAGTATTGGTACCGTTGGCCTTACCCAAGAGCAGGCGATGGCTGAAGGTTTCAAGGTGACCATCTTCGAAAGCCGCTTCCGTCCAATGAAGTTGACCCTGACCGAGTCTTCCGAAAAGACGCTCATGAAATTGGTAGTCGACGCTCGTACCGATAAGGTATTGGGGGTTCACATGGTTGGCCCTGACGCCGGTGAAATTATTCAAGGTTTGGCGATCGCGCTCAAAGCAGGAGCAACCAAGCGCCTATTCGATGAAACCATAGGCGTGCATCCGACCTCAGCTGAAGAGTTCGTGACTCTGCGAACTCCGGTCGTCGCTGCCTGA
- the cynR gene encoding transcriptional regulator CynR gives MLLRHLRYLLAVADNGGFTRAAEVLHVSQPTLSQQIRQLEETLGVILFDRTSRTVTPTDAGQAYIECARRVLVELAAGKRALHDVKDLSRGNLRLAMTPTFMAYLVGPIVRDYAARFPNIHLEIFELSMDDIEIGLADDSLDIAIAFDQVRNPDLESIPAFVETLGLMVGREHPLHDCQKALTSEQVAQLDFALLTPDFATRVCIDEYFTKAKITPKVVIEVNSVNTLLEVIRHTGVATILPEPIATQDRALHKLEMKDKAPQRGASLLRRKNNYHNAASVAFVELVLGTIGK, from the coding sequence ATGCTGTTACGACATCTGCGCTATTTGTTAGCGGTCGCTGATAACGGCGGTTTCACGCGTGCGGCTGAGGTTCTCCACGTCTCTCAACCTACCCTTTCGCAACAGATTCGCCAGCTGGAAGAAACGCTCGGCGTTATCCTGTTTGACCGCACTTCCCGAACGGTAACGCCTACTGATGCTGGGCAAGCGTACATCGAGTGCGCACGCCGCGTGCTCGTAGAACTAGCAGCGGGCAAACGGGCGTTACACGATGTGAAAGACCTCTCCCGCGGAAACCTAAGACTGGCCATGACCCCGACCTTCATGGCATATCTCGTGGGACCAATTGTTCGTGATTACGCCGCTAGGTTTCCGAATATTCATCTGGAAATCTTCGAGCTATCGATGGACGATATTGAAATAGGCCTCGCAGACGACTCGCTTGATATAGCCATCGCTTTTGACCAGGTCAGAAACCCGGACCTTGAATCGATTCCCGCATTTGTCGAAACGTTGGGTCTGATGGTTGGGCGCGAGCATCCCCTGCACGACTGCCAGAAAGCGCTGACGAGTGAGCAAGTTGCCCAATTGGATTTCGCCTTGTTGACCCCGGATTTCGCCACCCGGGTGTGCATTGATGAGTACTTCACGAAAGCGAAAATTACACCCAAAGTGGTCATCGAGGTGAACTCGGTAAACACGTTGCTAGAGGTCATTCGCCACACCGGGGTTGCCACAATTCTTCCAGAGCCCATTGCGACCCAGGACCGCGCACTACACAAGCTTGAAATGAAGGACAAGGCGCCTCAGCGTGGAGCATCATTACTGCGACGCAAGAATAATTACCACAACGCGGCGTCAGTGGCTTTCGTGGAATTAGTGCTGGGCACCATAGGTAAATAG
- a CDS encoding SIR2 family protein — protein sequence MVKLAALDFPDSILEALRDDRLVIFAGAGVSVGAPSSLDGFWKLAERIAYGTGKTPADPLDRFLGELSHQGVPVHERAREHLTPPNSAPNSLHHDLVRAFRTVDRVKIVTTNYDLHFETAAKAVYGYLPDIYAAPALPLGSDFFGIVHVHGALPKTQNLIMTDADFGRAYLTQGWAKQFLLEVFNHYTVLFIGYSHDDVVMNYLARALPSGKLGRRFALTDTSEKWDLLGITPIIFQKDSGSESFKELYEGVEKLAERATRTALVWRERLETICRDGPPSDEQVIGELDHALAEEYTIRFFTAAAKGPQWVEWLDARSHLNELFRPGQLTAKAKLLATWFAQQVFVDAEKLFEVLAGHELKLNPDLWWQIGREIGVEKNKELGPEALQKWVAILISNAPIDSELEILMWVSERCGEERLFNLTCKIFLFMCKHQLIATRRQRRVPDMSGTAGRAYDVSCEMVVGQWALNEVWENYLQPNIATVAGALFQGAIRCLEDMHHDLLAWNRVSDRWDPMSYSRSAIEAHEQDRNPEAIDVLIDSARDSLEWICRNDEVTAKAWIERLVTSGVPILKRLAVHASAIEFTTEPDQLLDWLTRRAGLQDYPAHHEIFRALYGSFPNASSEARSGLIAEVLSFQSEALNDWSAEKCTARIQFDMLHWLLLANPDCQYALAAVEPIKALYPEWSPSAHPDFTHWSSDAAWVPQQSSWSSEQLLAADPADCLKGLIAVDSSNEVFNIDQNGLARAVTESCKFNSDWGMRLLKTLLLRESFNSHLWPAALRGLSEGALTSTDWHRLFTIAAAPQIVKRHSKPLAELLFSLVNSSESPIFIDVFERANSLSHLIWNALEPELLLADCEDWAVQCMIQPGGIILQFWIYGLDIQMRGKPDSERHLPENYKHWFEMALANSGMRGAYAQCLLAGHFAFLLSLDRAWTSTNVLPMFATDDEPTFRHAWHGFLSWGHLTVGVCLALQDAFSAAFSRMESAFPGQRNRFIEMFSYFAITHEGSPIDVAMPELFKHGSMKDRVAFASHVRYQLRSMSAESRALLWHRWLGTYWQGRLHAIPAPLQQDEVQQMLGWLPVLGAQYPEGVDYIVQSPVISLRDMTLQVELSRSDLVLNYPAATAKLLIFLCKVSKGDYGGLIVSVAKRLSDLPGDLAEDLDEALARVGATR from the coding sequence ATGGTTAAGTTGGCGGCGTTGGATTTCCCCGATTCAATCCTTGAAGCACTTAGGGACGACCGACTAGTAATTTTTGCCGGTGCCGGCGTTTCTGTCGGGGCACCCTCAAGTCTGGACGGCTTCTGGAAGCTAGCCGAACGTATCGCTTACGGAACAGGGAAAACCCCCGCCGATCCACTAGACCGTTTCCTTGGCGAACTCAGTCATCAAGGAGTGCCGGTCCACGAGCGAGCGCGCGAGCATTTGACTCCGCCGAATAGTGCTCCCAATTCTCTCCATCACGATTTGGTTCGGGCATTCCGCACCGTGGATCGCGTCAAGATCGTAACGACCAACTACGACCTGCATTTTGAAACGGCTGCTAAAGCCGTGTACGGATACCTTCCAGATATCTATGCCGCCCCAGCGCTACCGTTAGGCTCCGATTTTTTTGGAATCGTGCACGTTCACGGAGCACTCCCAAAAACCCAGAACCTCATCATGACGGATGCAGATTTCGGTAGGGCCTATTTAACGCAGGGTTGGGCGAAGCAATTTTTGTTAGAAGTTTTCAATCATTACACCGTCCTTTTCATTGGCTACAGCCACGATGACGTAGTAATGAACTACTTAGCGCGCGCGCTCCCATCTGGGAAATTAGGCAGGCGTTTCGCGCTTACAGATACGTCAGAAAAATGGGATTTGCTGGGTATCACGCCCATCATTTTCCAAAAAGACTCGGGAAGTGAATCATTCAAAGAGCTTTATGAAGGAGTAGAAAAACTTGCCGAACGCGCCACCAGAACCGCGCTGGTTTGGAGGGAGAGATTGGAAACAATTTGCCGTGACGGACCCCCTTCGGACGAGCAAGTCATTGGAGAGCTGGATCATGCTTTGGCTGAAGAATACACAATTCGCTTTTTTACGGCTGCTGCTAAGGGGCCTCAATGGGTTGAATGGCTGGATGCGAGAAGTCACTTAAATGAACTGTTTCGACCTGGCCAGCTGACCGCCAAGGCAAAGCTATTGGCAACCTGGTTTGCGCAACAAGTATTCGTTGATGCAGAGAAATTATTCGAAGTTCTTGCTGGCCACGAACTCAAGCTCAATCCAGATTTGTGGTGGCAAATAGGAAGAGAAATTGGGGTAGAAAAAAACAAGGAGCTTGGACCTGAGGCTCTTCAGAAATGGGTAGCAATTTTGATTTCGAACGCTCCTATTGATTCAGAACTAGAGATTCTGATGTGGGTCTCCGAGCGATGCGGTGAGGAGCGTCTGTTTAACCTTACCTGCAAGATTTTTCTATTCATGTGCAAGCATCAGCTCATAGCTACACGGCGGCAGCGTCGCGTGCCGGACATGAGTGGAACAGCAGGCCGCGCTTACGATGTCAGCTGTGAAATGGTGGTCGGTCAGTGGGCGTTGAATGAGGTATGGGAAAACTATCTACAGCCGAATATCGCCACAGTCGCGGGGGCATTATTTCAGGGCGCAATCAGGTGTTTAGAGGATATGCACCATGATCTCCTCGCCTGGAATCGGGTGTCAGATCGATGGGATCCCATGAGCTACTCTCGATCAGCTATTGAGGCTCATGAGCAAGACCGCAACCCTGAGGCTATTGACGTGTTAATCGACTCAGCGCGTGATTCTCTTGAGTGGATATGTCGGAACGATGAAGTAACAGCAAAGGCTTGGATTGAGCGTCTTGTCACCTCTGGGGTACCCATTCTCAAGCGGCTTGCCGTTCATGCCTCTGCCATCGAATTCACCACAGAACCAGACCAGCTGTTGGACTGGCTTACCAGACGAGCGGGCCTTCAAGATTATCCTGCGCATCACGAAATATTCAGGGCTCTATACGGCTCATTTCCCAATGCGAGTTCTGAAGCACGAAGCGGACTCATAGCCGAAGTCTTGAGCTTCCAGTCGGAAGCTCTCAATGATTGGTCAGCCGAAAAATGCACCGCTCGAATTCAGTTCGATATGTTGCACTGGCTGCTTTTGGCAAACCCAGACTGCCAATATGCCTTAGCGGCAGTAGAACCCATTAAAGCTCTGTACCCCGAATGGTCGCCTAGCGCGCATCCTGATTTCACGCACTGGTCAAGCGATGCTGCTTGGGTTCCCCAGCAAAGCTCATGGTCTTCTGAGCAGTTGTTGGCTGCTGATCCAGCAGATTGTCTTAAGGGTTTAATCGCCGTTGATTCCTCTAATGAGGTGTTCAATATTGACCAAAACGGTTTAGCGAGGGCAGTTACGGAATCCTGTAAATTTAATTCCGATTGGGGGATGCGCCTTCTGAAAACGTTGCTGCTGCGTGAGAGTTTTAATTCACATTTATGGCCAGCAGCCCTTAGGGGCCTAAGCGAAGGCGCTTTAACGTCCACTGACTGGCACCGTCTGTTTACGATTGCAGCAGCCCCACAGATTGTAAAAAGACACAGCAAGCCATTGGCCGAGCTGTTGTTTTCGTTGGTGAACTCTAGCGAAAGTCCAATTTTCATTGATGTGTTCGAACGAGCTAACAGTCTTTCTCATTTAATCTGGAACGCGCTTGAACCCGAATTGTTGCTGGCTGACTGTGAGGATTGGGCTGTGCAATGCATGATTCAGCCTGGAGGCATCATCCTTCAGTTCTGGATATACGGGCTAGACATCCAGATGCGGGGAAAGCCTGATTCTGAGCGACATCTGCCAGAGAACTATAAGCATTGGTTCGAAATGGCGCTGGCCAATTCAGGAATGCGCGGAGCTTATGCGCAGTGTCTACTAGCAGGCCATTTTGCATTCTTGCTCAGCTTGGACCGCGCGTGGACCTCAACCAATGTCCTACCAATGTTTGCTACTGACGATGAGCCTACCTTTCGTCATGCATGGCACGGCTTTTTAAGCTGGGGACATTTAACCGTGGGCGTTTGCTTAGCTTTGCAGGATGCATTTTCAGCAGCATTTTCCAGAATGGAGAGTGCATTCCCAGGGCAAAGAAATCGGTTTATAGAGATGTTTAGCTATTTTGCGATCACGCATGAAGGTAGCCCCATTGATGTCGCAATGCCGGAGTTGTTTAAGCATGGATCGATGAAAGACCGAGTCGCTTTCGCTTCTCATGTTCGGTATCAGCTTCGAAGCATGTCTGCCGAGTCAAGGGCGCTCCTTTGGCATCGTTGGCTAGGAACGTATTGGCAAGGCCGACTGCACGCAATTCCAGCGCCATTACAGCAGGATGAGGTGCAGCAGATGCTGGGATGGCTACCTGTGTTGGGCGCCCAATATCCAGAAGGCGTAGATTATATAGTGCAATCTCCAGTCATTAGCCTCCGAGACATGACGCTACAGGTGGAGTTAAGTAGAAGCGACTTGGTATTGAATTATCCAGCCGCGACCGCAAAGCTTTTAATTTTTCTGTGCAAGGTTTCAAAGGGCGATTACGGCGGACTAATTGTCAGCGTGGCAAAACGGCTGTCAGATCTGCCTGGCGATTTGGCTGAAGACTTGGATGAGGCACTTGCGAGAGTGGGTGCAACTAGATAG
- a CDS encoding cytochrome P460 family protein: MTWKFNILFVTACMIAVLIGISFYAHADSTPGAEPEGSPVFGVTLPPGYRNWQFVSIAHEEGEKPDIRVILGNDIAMKAYREGTLPFPDGTIIARLAYKYESSPQNNAVFGRDQSFVAGEPTNVQIEVKDSKRYASTGGWGYGQFENGKPNPSEKIVNGCFACHTKLPPATDLIFTKYSQ, from the coding sequence ATGACTTGGAAATTTAACATTCTATTTGTGACCGCCTGCATGATCGCTGTGCTGATAGGCATATCGTTTTATGCTCACGCTGATTCAACTCCTGGTGCGGAGCCGGAAGGCTCCCCTGTCTTTGGCGTCACTCTCCCTCCAGGTTATCGCAACTGGCAGTTCGTCAGCATTGCTCACGAAGAAGGCGAGAAGCCAGACATCCGCGTGATTTTGGGAAATGACATCGCGATGAAGGCATACAGGGAAGGAACCCTGCCATTTCCAGATGGCACGATCATCGCGAGGCTGGCATACAAATACGAATCCTCCCCACAAAATAATGCCGTGTTTGGTCGCGATCAGTCTTTCGTCGCTGGCGAGCCAACGAACGTTCAGATCGAGGTCAAAGACTCTAAGCGATACGCTAGTACCGGAGGCTGGGGATACGGGCAATTTGAAAATGGAAAGCCTAATCCAAGCGAAAAAATCGTGAATGGCTGCTTTGCCTGCCACACGAAATTGCCACCTGCAACGGATCTGATTTTCACTAAATATTCCCAATGA
- a CDS encoding glutathione S-transferase family protein, translated as MTKDPGTVDYYYWPTANGQKVAIFLEESGRPYTIHPINITKGEQFTAEYTRISPDQRIPALVDGEVGVSVFESGAILLYLAQRRRQFLPQDVKGAADVLQWLFWQAASFGPILGQTVFFLNYSLESSSVAEARFSKETERLYRVLEQQLSERPYVAGEYSIADMAIYPWVVIHGKQGITLADYPHIFAWKKKIGERPAVIRAYEKGEGIRPSSQAEAERRKLNGLPPL; from the coding sequence ATGACTAAAGATCCCGGCACCGTTGATTACTATTATTGGCCGACTGCTAACGGTCAGAAGGTGGCGATTTTTCTTGAGGAGTCAGGTCGACCGTACACCATCCACCCAATCAATATTACCAAGGGGGAGCAGTTCACAGCTGAGTACACGCGGATTTCGCCTGATCAGCGCATTCCCGCGTTGGTGGATGGTGAAGTAGGCGTATCGGTCTTCGAGTCGGGTGCCATTTTGCTTTACCTGGCACAACGCCGCCGTCAATTCTTACCACAAGACGTCAAAGGCGCAGCCGATGTCCTCCAGTGGTTATTTTGGCAGGCTGCAAGCTTTGGCCCTATCCTAGGCCAGACGGTCTTTTTCTTAAATTATTCTTTAGAGAGTTCATCGGTAGCGGAAGCTCGTTTCAGCAAAGAAACCGAGCGACTTTACAGAGTGCTTGAGCAGCAATTGTCCGAACGACCATACGTGGCGGGAGAGTATTCGATTGCGGATATGGCAATTTATCCCTGGGTGGTTATCCACGGAAAACAGGGAATAACGCTTGCGGATTATCCCCACATATTTGCTTGGAAGAAAAAAATTGGGGAGCGACCTGCGGTCATTCGAGCTTACGAAAAAGGGGAGGGAATCCGCCCATCATCCCAAGCCGAAGCAGAGAGAAGAAAACTGAACGGGCTTCCACCGCTGTGA